In Fluviicola taffensis DSM 16823, the following are encoded in one genomic region:
- a CDS encoding ATPase has product MLEKCFTIANNIRQFDFKTCIAYINHAGKQKYGSNFRLHAEDKEIIYKLIIYAIRAEDNCAEHGIDLNKGILLIGPVGCGKTSLMNLLKLFLFPEFDYPVISTRNVTSEFHADGFQVIHKYGKSRKVYCFDDLGIENNIKQFGNETNSMAEILLHRYDLHINLGIVTHGTTNLNANELEKLYGNRVRSRLRSMFNLISFAETSLDKRR; this is encoded by the coding sequence ATGCTCGAAAAATGCTTCACCATCGCAAACAACATCCGTCAGTTTGATTTCAAAACATGCATTGCCTACATCAATCATGCAGGAAAGCAAAAATACGGCTCCAACTTCCGCCTCCATGCTGAAGACAAAGAAATCATCTACAAACTCATTATCTACGCAATTCGTGCAGAAGATAATTGCGCTGAACATGGAATTGATTTGAATAAAGGAATCCTTTTAATCGGTCCCGTCGGATGTGGAAAAACCTCCTTGATGAACCTTCTAAAACTCTTCCTTTTCCCGGAATTTGATTATCCAGTTATCTCCACAAGAAATGTCACTTCAGAATTCCATGCAGACGGTTTCCAGGTAATCCACAAATACGGCAAATCCAGAAAAGTCTACTGCTTTGATGATTTAGGTATTGAAAACAACATCAAGCAATTTGGTAATGAAACCAACTCCATGGCGGAGATACTTTTGCACCGCTACGATTTACATATAAATCTTGGAATTGTAACCCATGGCACTACAAATTTGAATGCGAATGAATTGGAGAAATTGTATGGTAATCGGGTTCGGTCAAGGTTGAGAAGTATGTTTAATTTGATTTCGTTTGCAGAGACAAGTTTGGATAAAAGGAGGTGA
- a CDS encoding helix-turn-helix transcriptional regulator, with translation MATNKRAIIRYRALDNCFRSKYKRYYIDDLIAKCNEILSEHIGEPISVSRRQIFDDMNFMKSEAGYSAPIDSIKDGKKTFYRYNEDGFSIEKSPINKEELEQISEALEIFSRIKGLPNFEWMAELETKLRDSIEAPTRQIISFDHNPYLKGIDYLRDLYNWIKHKSVLKISYQSFSMEMPRDFIIHPYHLKQFNNRWFLFGLNSELTKIQNLPLDRIQSISIENLPFIECEVDFEEYFEDIIGVTNPEEQENEKITLEFSAHRLPYVLSKPIHGSQRYKENKIYLELKINKEFLSALMAFGADVKVLAPENLKTIIVEEAKKIMNQD, from the coding sequence ATGGCAACAAATAAGCGGGCAATCATAAGGTATCGTGCATTAGACAATTGTTTTAGAAGTAAATACAAACGCTACTATATTGACGATTTAATTGCCAAATGCAATGAAATATTGTCCGAACACATTGGCGAACCTATTTCCGTTTCACGGAGGCAAATATTTGACGATATGAACTTCATGAAAAGCGAAGCAGGTTATTCGGCACCGATTGATTCTATTAAAGATGGCAAAAAAACATTTTACCGCTATAATGAAGATGGATTTAGTATAGAGAAAAGTCCTATCAATAAAGAGGAATTAGAACAAATCTCAGAAGCTTTAGAAATCTTCAGTCGTATTAAGGGTTTGCCAAACTTTGAATGGATGGCAGAATTGGAAACTAAATTGAGAGACAGTATTGAAGCGCCAACTAGACAAATAATTAGTTTTGATCACAATCCTTATTTAAAAGGGATTGACTACTTACGAGATTTATACAATTGGATAAAGCACAAATCTGTACTAAAAATTAGTTATCAAAGTTTCAGTATGGAAATGCCCCGTGATTTTATTATTCATCCCTATCATTTAAAACAATTTAATAACCGTTGGTTCTTATTTGGATTGAATTCAGAATTGACAAAAATTCAAAATTTACCGTTGGACAGAATTCAGAGTATTTCAATCGAGAATCTTCCATTTATTGAATGTGAAGTTGACTTCGAAGAATACTTTGAAGACATTATCGGAGTAACCAACCCAGAAGAACAAGAAAACGAAAAGATAACCTTAGAATTTTCAGCACACAGATTACCTTACGTGCTTTCGAAACCAATTCATGGCTCCCAGCGCTATAAAGAAAACAAGATCTATTTGGAACTAAAAATAAACAAAGAATTTCTGAGTGCTTTGATGGCTTTTGGAGCTGATGTGAAGGTTTTAGCTCCTGAGAACTTAAAGACAATCATTGTAGAAGAAGCAAAAAAAATAATGAATCAAGATTAA
- a CDS encoding helix-turn-helix domain-containing protein has translation MSLEIVTKEDLHEFRKQLLVDLKEILNPKIQPQKPWLKGYEVRKLLNISPGTLQTLRTTGVLAHTKIGGTLYYDFLKIDELMRSNMKSLKR, from the coding sequence ATGTCACTCGAAATTGTAACCAAAGAAGATCTGCACGAATTCAGAAAGCAGTTATTAGTGGATTTGAAAGAAATCCTAAATCCTAAAATTCAACCTCAAAAACCATGGTTGAAAGGCTATGAAGTCAGAAAGTTGCTCAACATTTCTCCAGGCACTTTACAAACCTTGAGAACAACAGGAGTTTTAGCGCACACCAAAATTGGCGGAACCCTGTATTACGATTTTCTCAAGATCGATGAACTAATGCGCAGCAACATGAAATCATTAAAACGCTAG
- a CDS encoding site-specific integrase, protein MQTNFSLLIFLRFGKNNHTNQASVMVRITTSGQRAEFSTGRKCEKALWDPKAAKMSGNKAEAKAFNMYLDTIKARIYEIHRQMILNEDLITAESIKNKYLGKNEKPRLIMEIFADHNKRMEALIGQEFSAGTFERYKTSYKHTLDFLEWKYSTTDFDIRNINHAFITDYDFYLRTVRRCANNTTIKYIRNFQKVVRICLKNGWLAKDPFVNYSVKLKEVTRTFLTEEEIEAIQKKKFVSGRLDQVRDIFLFSCFTGLAYADVKELKKSDIQKVISAEKWIMTKRKKTDTVCNIPVLPPVEELIQKYKDDPRCENADCLLPVISNQKMNSYLKEIADVCGIQKELTFHIARHTFATTVTLTNGVSIESVSKMLGHTNLKTTQHYAKILDKKIGDDMRSLHEKYTKVTSVEKEVG, encoded by the coding sequence ATGCAAACAAATTTTTCATTGTTGATTTTCCTCAGATTCGGAAAAAACAATCATACAAACCAAGCATCCGTAATGGTAAGAATTACAACCAGCGGACAACGTGCAGAATTTTCAACTGGTCGTAAATGCGAAAAAGCACTTTGGGATCCCAAAGCAGCAAAAATGTCTGGGAATAAAGCCGAGGCAAAAGCCTTCAACATGTATCTCGATACCATTAAGGCACGCATTTATGAAATCCACCGCCAAATGATTCTCAACGAGGACCTCATTACTGCCGAATCCATTAAAAACAAGTACCTAGGAAAAAACGAAAAACCACGTTTAATCATGGAGATTTTCGCTGACCACAATAAACGAATGGAAGCATTAATAGGCCAAGAGTTTTCTGCAGGCACTTTTGAGCGCTACAAAACATCCTATAAACACACCTTGGATTTCCTGGAATGGAAGTACAGCACAACAGATTTTGACATCCGGAACATTAACCATGCTTTTATTACAGATTATGACTTTTACCTACGCACAGTACGTAGGTGTGCCAACAACACTACTATCAAATACATCCGTAATTTTCAGAAGGTAGTGCGGATTTGTTTAAAGAATGGTTGGTTGGCAAAGGATCCTTTCGTCAATTATTCAGTTAAGTTAAAAGAGGTTACACGCACATTTCTAACCGAAGAAGAAATCGAAGCCATCCAAAAGAAGAAATTCGTCAGTGGTCGTTTAGACCAGGTGCGCGATATTTTCCTCTTCTCCTGTTTTACTGGTTTGGCTTATGCGGATGTCAAAGAATTGAAGAAGTCCGATATTCAGAAAGTCATTTCTGCTGAAAAATGGATTATGACCAAACGTAAAAAGACTGATACTGTTTGTAATATCCCTGTACTTCCACCTGTTGAAGAACTCATTCAGAAATACAAGGACGATCCACGTTGCGAAAACGCGGATTGCTTGTTGCCAGTAATTAGCAATCAAAAAATGAATTCGTATCTGAAGGAAATCGCTGATGTTTGCGGCATTCAAAAAGAACTCACTTTTCACATCGCTCGTCACACATTTGCCACAACAGTAACTCTTACCAATGGCGTTTCAATCGAAAGTGTCAGCAAAATGTTGGGACATACAAACTTGAAGACAACGCAACATTACGCCAAAATTCTAGACAAGAAAATTGGAGACGATATGCGTTCGTTACATGAAAAATACACGAAGGTTACGTCTGTAGAAAAGGAAGTTGGTTGA
- a CDS encoding DnaJ C-terminal domain-containing protein, which yields MDYIDYYKILGIEKNATTDEIKKAYRKLARKHHPDLNPNNPEAVKLFQQINEANEVLSDPESRKKFDQYGKDWKHAEQFEQANKQQQASSSQNQGNPFGGGEYFSGDDGDYSDFFSSMFGNRGGGRQAKFKGQDFRASVQLNLTDASKTQKQTFTVNGKNIRITVPAGIENGQEIKLAGYGAPGANGGPNGDLFITFEINNNTPFTRKGKDLYTNVSLDLYKALLGGEEMIDTLDGKVKMTVAPETQNGTKVRLKGKGFPVYKKEGEFGDLYVTYQIQLPTGLTAKEKELIEQLSKERKTN from the coding sequence ATGGATTACATAGATTATTATAAAATTTTAGGCATTGAAAAGAATGCAACTACAGATGAAATCAAAAAAGCGTACCGGAAATTAGCCAGGAAGCATCACCCAGATTTGAACCCCAATAATCCCGAAGCAGTCAAGCTATTTCAACAGATTAATGAAGCAAATGAAGTCTTGAGCGATCCTGAGAGCAGAAAGAAGTTCGACCAGTATGGAAAAGACTGGAAGCATGCTGAGCAATTCGAACAGGCCAACAAGCAGCAACAAGCATCTAGCTCACAAAACCAAGGCAATCCATTTGGTGGTGGTGAATACTTTTCTGGTGATGATGGTGACTACTCCGATTTCTTCTCCTCGATGTTTGGCAATCGTGGTGGTGGTAGACAAGCAAAGTTCAAAGGTCAGGACTTTCGCGCATCCGTTCAGCTGAATTTAACAGATGCCTCAAAAACTCAGAAGCAAACATTTACGGTGAATGGAAAGAATATACGCATTACTGTACCCGCAGGAATTGAAAACGGACAGGAAATAAAACTTGCAGGATATGGAGCTCCTGGTGCAAACGGTGGACCTAACGGCGACTTGTTTATCACTTTCGAAATAAATAACAATACCCCATTTACCCGCAAAGGGAAAGATTTGTATACGAATGTATCCTTAGATCTCTATAAGGCACTGTTGGGTGGGGAAGAAATGATTGATACACTAGACGGAAAGGTGAAAATGACCGTAGCTCCTGAAACTCAAAATGGCACGAAAGTCCGATTGAAAGGAAAAGGGTTTCCTGTTTACAAAAAGGAAGGTGAATTTGGGGATCTTTATGTGACGTATCAAATTCAACTCCCAACAGGTCTGACAGCGAAGGAAAAAGAATTGATTGAACAGCTTTCTAAAGAACGTAAAACGAATTAA
- a CDS encoding ABC transporter ATP-binding protein, whose product MKILVSYLKRYKGLVFLSMMLASVNQVFSLLDPFIFGKILDRYASHKDDFAQSEFLAGVGVLIAAAVGVAMVSRIAKAFQDYTVNLVIQKLGADIYTDGLKHTLQIPFNEFEDKRSGETLNILQKVRIDTEKFIMSFVNILFTSIVGLIFVVVYALSVHPGLILVYLGSALLLSFITNKLSKRIKKVQTTIVKETNQLAGSTTESLRNIELVKSLGLATQETERLNESTRKILLLELKKVRQIRSISFIQGTFVNFMRQSIMFFLMYLLFKDTLTLGQIMTLQFYSFFIFGPLQEVGNVIISYREAEASLNNFEQIINTPVEEKPVNPNKLNAIEKLAFNQVSFRHKSATYDALSSISFEVNKGETIAFVGPSGSGKSTLVKLLVGLYNAPSGEITYNGVSSKSIDKEELQQQLGFVTQDTQLFSGTIKENLLFVKPNATDEEINEALRKASCTNLIARSENGIDTVIGEGGMKLSGGEKQRLSIARALLRHPRLMVFDEATSALDSLTEEAISNTIREITDKKEHITVLIAHRLSTIMHADRIFVLEKGVIIETGKHSELLDEKGLYYAMWRQQIGERRDDVTLATN is encoded by the coding sequence ATGAAAATTCTCGTATCCTATTTAAAACGTTACAAGGGGCTCGTTTTCCTTTCTATGATGCTAGCCAGCGTCAACCAAGTTTTCTCACTTCTCGATCCATTCATTTTCGGAAAAATTCTCGACCGTTATGCTTCACACAAAGATGATTTTGCTCAAAGCGAATTCTTAGCTGGAGTAGGTGTTCTAATTGCCGCTGCTGTTGGTGTTGCGATGGTGAGCCGTATTGCAAAAGCCTTTCAAGATTATACGGTAAATCTCGTTATCCAAAAATTGGGAGCGGATATTTATACTGATGGATTGAAGCATACGTTACAAATTCCATTCAACGAGTTTGAAGACAAACGAAGCGGTGAAACACTAAATATTCTACAAAAAGTGCGTATTGATACTGAAAAGTTCATCATGAGCTTTGTGAATATTCTCTTTACTTCCATTGTAGGATTGATTTTTGTTGTTGTATACGCTTTAAGTGTTCATCCTGGATTGATTTTGGTTTATCTTGGATCTGCTTTGTTGCTGAGTTTTATCACGAACAAACTATCAAAACGAATCAAAAAAGTACAAACAACAATTGTGAAGGAGACGAATCAATTGGCAGGAAGTACCACAGAAAGTTTGCGCAATATTGAATTGGTGAAGAGTTTGGGATTGGCAACTCAAGAAACAGAGCGGCTCAATGAATCTACTCGTAAAATTCTATTATTGGAATTGAAAAAGGTGCGACAAATTAGAAGTATCTCTTTCATTCAAGGGACTTTTGTGAACTTCATGCGTCAATCTATCATGTTCTTTTTGATGTATCTGTTGTTCAAAGATACTTTGACATTGGGTCAAATCATGACACTTCAATTCTATTCATTCTTCATTTTCGGCCCATTGCAGGAAGTTGGGAACGTAATTATTTCCTACCGTGAAGCAGAAGCATCCTTGAATAACTTTGAGCAAATTATCAATACCCCAGTGGAGGAAAAACCAGTAAATCCGAACAAACTGAATGCAATTGAAAAATTAGCCTTCAACCAAGTTAGTTTCCGTCACAAAAGTGCTACTTATGATGCTTTGAGTTCCATTTCATTTGAAGTAAACAAAGGAGAAACCATCGCATTTGTTGGTCCAAGTGGATCGGGGAAAAGTACGTTGGTGAAATTATTGGTTGGTTTGTACAATGCACCGTCTGGAGAAATCACTTACAACGGAGTGAGTAGTAAATCCATTGATAAAGAAGAATTACAGCAGCAATTGGGTTTCGTAACGCAAGACACCCAATTATTCTCAGGAACAATCAAAGAAAACTTGTTGTTCGTAAAACCGAATGCAACGGACGAAGAAATCAATGAAGCATTGCGTAAAGCATCGTGTACGAACCTCATCGCACGCAGTGAAAATGGTATTGATACCGTAATCGGAGAAGGCGGAATGAAGTTGAGTGGTGGTGAAAAACAACGTCTGTCAATTGCTCGTGCATTGCTGCGTCATCCACGATTAATGGTTTTCGATGAAGCCACTTCCGCTTTGGATTCTTTGACAGAAGAAGCAATTTCGAATACCATTCGTGAGATTACAGACAAAAAAGAACATATCACTGTTCTAATTGCACACCGTTTATCAACGATTATGCATGCAGACCGCATTTTTGTGTTAGAAAAAGGTGTCATCATCGAAACTGGAAAACACAGCGAATTATTGGATGAAAAAGGCCTTTACTACGCCATGTGGAGACAGCAGATTGGTGAACGACGTGATGATGTGACCTTAGCCACAAATTAA
- a CDS encoding HTH domain-containing protein, translating to MTLHEAIEQVLIEKKRKLTAKELAYIINDRQLYKRQDNFPVTASQITSRISNYESLFIFKGGLISLKGFNQVDLYEAEIQQDLLVLLENARILSAGANKVKLFSFILSAVINIDKNNGSTGTLAEFMDTVVAESGFGKYDDLFQEDFFEAFIKVAFSIQRYPNRNRILQKLAYWLNPFQNSSGLYILPEYLCSIIGGLDIYSEKLILRTNQNMLNNYKLNIFENNLNAAYLHSFAMQWANDDIVKQNNLLLEAATGSFESFKDDNQPTRAVGIFTPPWGVFNKDSEWSSNFVFIMNELEGREKILLNKAVLIVPEGANYSGGKDLNARKYLTERNYIDSVVTLPFSSPGIAIKSISIIVFDFNKKSEEVLFADFNQMENFDIEQNWNQIVTVINDKQNLHQVSKKVNYQELQYSEYSWAPTRYIFDAQSLPLKENHEAVLLDSLLLQIKKGFNIDRKKLYEGGEIKYLKTSDLSQNDIYLQLNENILGIDADEFEKPIEAYRDSIVVSFVGSQLKPTLVPENELIVFNHNLAILQLNTALVLPEFLALELKEDYIETQLLEKRTGTTIPFLTIKGFCSLFVQIPSLAIQKDILLQRNRQRNSEAHPVNNQNADLSKVILHSYLGIIKHTMKQPLATLSSDIKSIGNYLRKKEEENKLNLQEFVVDLLPGEKESENDQSRVVKTLERLTRAIEDAHWRFEQSEMLLKIETSEINLKKEDVKQEIGEQIKNYTDIKFALKGKSQSVFLDKHLWAILIDNLIDNARKHGFVGQSNPKVLFEFSTQKTIDDTEVLIISYFNNGTPLPSNFNIDKFISNGVSTNKEAGDGFGGYLINNILKKHNGRIEVIPSKELLQNEYNVCFKIYLNAI from the coding sequence ATGACTTTACACGAAGCGATTGAACAAGTGCTAATTGAAAAAAAACGCAAACTTACTGCGAAGGAACTGGCATACATCATTAATGACAGACAATTGTACAAGCGTCAAGATAATTTTCCTGTAACGGCAAGTCAAATTACTTCTAGGATTAGTAATTACGAATCCCTTTTCATTTTTAAAGGTGGGTTAATTTCATTGAAAGGTTTTAATCAAGTGGATTTATACGAAGCCGAAATTCAACAAGATTTACTTGTGTTATTGGAAAATGCACGAATTTTATCTGCTGGTGCTAATAAGGTGAAATTATTTTCATTTATTCTGTCTGCCGTTATTAATATCGATAAGAACAACGGAAGCACTGGAACATTAGCAGAATTTATGGATACTGTTGTTGCTGAAAGTGGATTTGGCAAATACGATGATCTTTTTCAAGAAGATTTTTTTGAAGCGTTTATTAAAGTTGCATTTTCAATACAACGTTATCCAAATAGAAATCGTATTCTTCAAAAATTAGCATATTGGTTAAATCCGTTTCAAAATAGTTCTGGTTTATACATTTTGCCAGAATACCTATGCTCCATAATTGGAGGTTTGGATATTTATTCAGAAAAGTTAATACTTCGAACAAATCAAAATATGCTCAACAATTATAAGTTGAATATTTTTGAAAATAACCTAAACGCAGCTTACTTGCATAGTTTTGCAATGCAATGGGCAAATGACGATATTGTTAAGCAAAACAACTTATTACTAGAAGCGGCTACAGGGAGTTTTGAGTCATTTAAAGACGACAATCAACCCACCAGAGCTGTAGGAATATTTACACCGCCATGGGGCGTGTTTAATAAAGACTCCGAATGGTCTAGTAATTTTGTTTTTATCATGAATGAGCTTGAAGGACGAGAAAAAATCCTTTTAAATAAAGCCGTGTTAATTGTTCCGGAAGGGGCTAATTACAGCGGGGGTAAAGATTTGAATGCACGTAAATACCTAACCGAAAGAAATTATATTGATAGTGTTGTTACATTACCTTTTAGTTCACCTGGGATAGCAATAAAATCGATTTCAATTATTGTATTCGATTTCAATAAGAAAAGTGAAGAAGTCCTATTTGCCGATTTTAATCAAATGGAGAATTTTGATATTGAGCAAAATTGGAATCAGATCGTTACTGTTATAAACGATAAGCAAAATTTACATCAGGTTTCAAAAAAAGTAAATTATCAAGAACTTCAGTATAGTGAATACAGTTGGGCGCCAACTAGATACATTTTTGATGCACAAAGTCTTCCGTTAAAGGAGAATCACGAAGCTGTTTTACTTGATAGTTTATTGCTGCAAATAAAAAAGGGATTCAATATTGATAGGAAAAAGCTATATGAAGGTGGAGAAATTAAATACCTGAAAACCTCTGATTTATCTCAAAACGACATTTATCTTCAATTAAACGAGAACATACTTGGAATCGATGCAGATGAGTTCGAAAAACCTATCGAAGCCTACAGGGATAGCATTGTGGTTTCATTTGTAGGAAGTCAATTAAAACCTACGTTAGTACCTGAAAATGAATTGATCGTTTTTAATCATAACCTCGCTATTTTACAGTTGAATACCGCATTGGTTTTACCAGAATTTTTGGCACTTGAGTTAAAGGAGGATTACATTGAGACACAGCTTTTAGAAAAAAGAACGGGTACAACAATTCCATTTTTAACTATCAAAGGATTTTGTTCATTATTCGTTCAGATTCCTTCTCTAGCTATTCAAAAGGATATTTTGTTGCAACGAAATAGGCAACGAAATAGTGAAGCGCATCCCGTAAATAACCAGAATGCTGATTTGAGTAAAGTAATTCTGCATAGTTATTTGGGAATTATCAAGCATACGATGAAACAACCTTTGGCTACTTTATCTTCAGACATTAAGAGTATTGGGAACTACCTTAGAAAAAAGGAAGAAGAAAACAAATTGAATTTACAAGAGTTTGTTGTTGACCTGTTACCAGGCGAAAAGGAAAGTGAAAATGACCAAAGCCGTGTTGTAAAAACACTTGAAAGACTAACACGTGCAATAGAAGATGCGCATTGGAGATTTGAACAAAGTGAAATGCTTTTAAAAATCGAGACATCTGAAATCAACCTCAAAAAAGAGGATGTTAAGCAAGAAATTGGCGAACAAATCAAAAATTATACAGATATCAAATTCGCACTTAAAGGCAAGTCTCAAAGTGTGTTTCTAGACAAACATTTGTGGGCCATATTGATCGATAATTTGATTGATAACGCAAGAAAGCATGGTTTTGTAGGGCAGTCTAATCCTAAAGTCTTGTTTGAATTCTCAACTCAAAAAACAATAGATGACACGGAAGTATTAATCATATCGTATTTCAACAACGGCACACCACTTCCTAGTAATTTTAATATTGATAAATTCATTTCAAATGGGGTATCGACCAATAAGGAAGCCGGAGACGGATTTGGTGGTTACTTAATCAATAATATTCTAAAAAAACACAACGGGCGCATTGAAGTGATTCCAAGTAAAGAATTACTACAGAATGAATATAACGTGTGTTTTAAAATTTACCTTAACGCAATCTAA
- a CDS encoding chaperone modulator CbpM — MEKATSISIEQCCIYYNIETAFVQKLNEHGLIELSHVNETVFITFEQLSDLEKYMHLHYELEINLEGLETIKHLLDRVHHLQKEVNRLKGEVG, encoded by the coding sequence ATGGAAAAGGCAACTAGTATATCCATAGAGCAATGCTGTATTTATTACAACATTGAAACAGCATTCGTGCAAAAGCTCAATGAACACGGCTTAATTGAGTTAAGTCATGTCAATGAGACGGTATTTATCACTTTTGAACAATTATCAGATTTGGAAAAATACATGCATCTGCATTATGAACTAGAGATCAACTTAGAAGGTTTGGAAACCATTAAACATTTGCTAGATAGAGTTCATCATCTTCAGAAAGAAGTAAACCGGTTAAAAGGAGAAGTCGGATAA
- a CDS encoding RteC domain-containing protein, whose product MKAFFEKLELIFTTELSTTIENTAENRTIVALELSQKFLRQIKKELVDAKFSIEVDEIEFFRELKPRMHAQVYYFKSLLSAEQNFPIGTDKIKKQFLNKHLERFHIFFEENKDFIRYYRSGQTHLDSVYFVRQNAHLHKNMEHDFSEIDFRWNTGYDLILAKCMAYEKLELHIKNELARIEKYDDIMASPFNSFVAPKSKLKWTDSKTALVELGYALHANGSINNGNADLKTVMNTLQEMFQVELGDYYKIYHEIKSRKIVQSKYLCQLIESLNNKIESEEQ is encoded by the coding sequence ATGAAGGCTTTTTTTGAAAAGCTCGAGTTAATATTCACTACTGAGCTATCCACTACAATAGAAAACACTGCAGAAAATCGAACGATTGTTGCCCTTGAACTCAGTCAAAAGTTTTTAAGGCAAATAAAAAAAGAGTTGGTCGATGCGAAGTTCAGTATTGAGGTAGATGAAATTGAATTCTTCCGGGAATTGAAACCGCGTATGCATGCGCAAGTCTACTATTTTAAATCGCTCCTTTCTGCAGAACAAAACTTTCCGATCGGAACCGATAAAATCAAAAAACAATTCTTGAACAAACATCTGGAGCGTTTCCATATTTTCTTTGAAGAGAACAAAGACTTCATTCGCTACTATCGTTCTGGCCAAACACATTTAGACAGTGTTTACTTTGTTCGCCAAAATGCGCACTTACATAAAAACATGGAACACGATTTTTCAGAAATTGACTTTCGGTGGAATACTGGCTACGACCTCATCTTAGCAAAATGTATGGCCTATGAAAAATTAGAGCTGCACATCAAGAACGAGTTAGCTAGAATTGAGAAGTATGACGATATAATGGCCTCACCTTTCAATTCGTTCGTTGCCCCAAAGTCGAAACTCAAATGGACTGATTCCAAAACCGCACTCGTAGAACTCGGCTATGCTCTACATGCAAATGGATCCATAAATAATGGCAACGCAGATTTAAAAACAGTCATGAATACCTTGCAAGAAATGTTTCAAGTCGAACTGGGCGATTATTACAAAATCTATCACGAAATCAAATCTCGAAAAATAGTTCAGTCAAAATACCTTTGTCAATTGATCGAGTCCTTGAACAACAAAATCGAATCAGAAGAGCAATAA